The nucleotide sequence TGCGCAGCCCTCGTACCGCCACGGACTCGCGCGGCACGTCGAAGCACGTCAGATACAGGGTGCGCCGGTCGGCGGAGAGGGTGCTGGGGCCGTAGTGATGCCCGGCGGGCAGCCCGGCGACCGACCCGTACACGGCGTCGGAGTGCCGGGCGATCCATGCGCCGAGCCCCTCCAGCCGCTCGACCTGCTCGGCGGGGATCGTCCCGTCCGCCCTCGGTCCGACGTCCAGCAGCAGATTGCCGCCCATGCCGATCGTCTCGGCGAAGTAACGCACCAGCTGCCGCACCGACTTGTGGTTGTCGTCCTGGTGCTGGAACCCCCATGAGTCGTTGATGGTCAGGCACAACTCCCAGGGCCCGTCGGGTGCTTCGAGCGGCACCCCCTGTTCCGGGGTGGCGTAGTCGCCGCGGCTGAGCATGCGGGCGTTCAGGATGGTGTCCGGGTTCTCCGCGAGGATCAGCTCTGCCAACTCCCCTATCCGCCACTGCTGTTCGGTGCGCTCCCACTCGCCGTCGAACCACAGCAGATCCGGGCGGAACCGCTCGACCAGCTCGCTCACCTGACCGTCACGGTAGGCGAGGTAGCGGTCCCAGGCCGCGGGGTCCTCCTCGCCGTGTGCGGCGTGCGAGTAGGGGTTGGCGTCGTTGCCACCCGGGTGCGTGCTCGACCACTGGTCGATCTCGGGGTGACGGACGCTCGCGTAGTCCGGGTGGTTCCAGTCGGAGTGCGAGTAGTACAGGCCGACCTTGAGGCCGTGCTCGCGCAGCGCGTCGACGTATCCGGCGATCAGGTCCCGGCCCGCCGGGGTGCGCCGGACGACGTCCAGGTCGCCCTGGGCGGTGTCCCACAGGGCGACGCCGTCGTGGTGGCGTGCGGTGAGCACGGCGTACTTCGCGCCCACCCGGGCGAACAACTCGGCCCAGGCCGCGGGGTCGTACGCGGACGCGGTGAAGCCGTCGAGCTGTTTCATGTACCGCTCGTGCGTCACCTCGCCCCAGTAGAAGGACCAGGACTCCGGCACCCCGTCCACGGCGTAGATGCCGTAGTGGATGAAGATGCCCAGCTTGGCAGCGGGAAACCAGGGTTGCATGGTCATACGGCCACGCTAGGCGGAGAGCCCCGGCGGGCGCGTGGGCGCGGGTCACCACTACTGGTTCGTTTTCACTCCGAGTGTTCAGCGGAGATCCGTCCGCCGCACCCTCCCCTTACCTGAAGGTGGCCGTCAGCAACGTTGAACGGGCACCGCGGGTGTACGTGGTCACGGGCCCGGCATGATCGGCGGTGACGGCCCGTACCTGAGGTGACGGTTCGTACCTGAAGTGACGTAAAGGAATGCCCGCGCCCCTGTCGGGTACGCGAGGGACGACGCGCCCGGGACGGACGCCGCTCCGGGCGGCCTTTTCCATCACTACCTGGGATCTTCCATGGACATATCCTCCAACGGCCACCACACGCCCCAGGCCCCCTCACCGGCCCAGCGCGCGCTGACCGCTCTCGCCTCCGACACCCATGACATGGCCGCGCTGAACACGCTCGCCGACAGCGAGGTACTGATTCCCGTGCCGGACGACGCCGACGAGGCGGCCGTGAACGATCCGACGGCCGTGGCGCTGCCCGTCCTGGAGCAGCCGGGCGGCGAACAGATCGTGCCGGTCTTCACCTCGGAACCAGCGATGGCCGAACTCCTGCCCTACGTGTCGCGCTACCGCCTGGTACCCCTGGGCGCCCTGGCCTCCCAGTGGCCGGCCGACGTCGACCTGTCCCTCACCATCGACGCCGG is from Streptomyces sp. NBC_01314 and encodes:
- a CDS encoding SseB family protein, which encodes MDISSNGHHTPQAPSPAQRALTALASDTHDMAALNTLADSEVLIPVPDDADEAAVNDPTAVALPVLEQPGGEQIVPVFTSEPAMAELLPYVSRYRLVPLGALASQWPADVDLSLTIDAGSPHGLTLDAHDVGTLLGRHGI
- a CDS encoding alpha-L-fucosidase, which codes for MTMQPWFPAAKLGIFIHYGIYAVDGVPESWSFYWGEVTHERYMKQLDGFTASAYDPAAWAELFARVGAKYAVLTARHHDGVALWDTAQGDLDVVRRTPAGRDLIAGYVDALREHGLKVGLYYSHSDWNHPDYASVRHPEIDQWSSTHPGGNDANPYSHAAHGEEDPAAWDRYLAYRDGQVSELVERFRPDLLWFDGEWERTEQQWRIGELAELILAENPDTILNARMLSRGDYATPEQGVPLEAPDGPWELCLTINDSWGFQHQDDNHKSVRQLVRYFAETIGMGGNLLLDVGPRADGTIPAEQVERLEGLGAWIARHSDAVYGSVAGLPAGHHYGPSTLSADRRTLYLTCFDVPRESVAVRGLRNPVRKVTVLGTGTELGHRVIGGLDAVPGVTWIDAPAEADLDAYATVLALELDGELDLYRGSGRD